The Spirochaetota bacterium DNA window GGACCGACAGCGTCTGGGCAAGGCGGCGGAACAGGATCAGTCTCGCGGACGTCATTGCCTTACACCGTAAGTTTTTTGATGGCGGCTTTCGCGATATCCAGTGTTCCGAGCTTTTTTTCCTCGCCGATCTTAATGTAGCCGATGTCCTGCGGGTCGATATCAAAAAGCGTCGCCGCGTAGGCGTCGGCCAGGACAGGGTCCGTGCCGGCGATGACCGTTTTTGCCAGCTTCACGTCCTTCAGGTTGCCGCCGGAGGGCCCGTTCCGCAGAAGGATCCGGTAGGCGTCGATGACGGTCAGGTCGGGATTGATGAAGCCGGTGAGGTCGGCGAGCTTCTCGTCGATGTTACGGTGTATCTCCCCGCGGTTGCCGCCGCAGACTCCCATCAGGTTCTTCATGGAAAGGGTGAGCCGCGCCAGGCCGTGGTGCTTGGCTATGGGCACGTTGATGAAGCAGTCGCATTCCACCGCGTCGCGGTATATGGGCCATGACTTCATGGGGCTCCCTTCGGGGAAGCTCCCCGCCATGAACTTGTTCTTGTTGATGTGGGATATGTGGCCGCCCGCCTTCTTGACCGCCTCGGCGATGCCGCTGTTGGCGTAGCACATGACCGCTGCGTTGCAGGTGTTGTCGAAGACCTTCACCTTTTTGGCCCCGGCCGCATAGCAGAGCCTGATGAGCGCCGCCAGCAGCTCAGGGTTCGTGTTGGCGGCGTATTTCGGCTCCCGGTCCCAGCCGATGTTCGGCTTGACCACGACGATGTCGCCGGAGTGTACGAACCTGTCGATGCCTCCCAGGGTTTCTACCGCTTTTCTGACCATGGCCGCGGGGCTATCGCCACTGACAACGGCCAGGTCATACAGGGTTTTGACCTGGCGCCTGGGTCGGGGCTTTAACTTCTCCGCGGCAAGGGCCCTGTAAGGAAGAACGATCCCGCTGATGAGCGGGATCGAGCCGATGAACGCGGCAATGGCACGGAGAAAATCTTTTCTCGAAGAGCGGGATTGAACGCCGGCGCCGTGTTTTGACAGCGCAGAAAAATATTCTTTCATGGTACCGCCTCCACTGAATACGTTTTGCGCGGCCGGCATCCTTGCCGGGCCGGCCGATGACCGGTTATGAACGCAATCGCTATTTTACCTCAAGGAGCTCCACTTCGAATATCAGCACGGAATTTCCAGGGATCGACTGGTTGTCCCGCTCGCCGTAGGCCAGGTTGCTCGGGATCGTCAGCTCGTACTTGGAGCCGACCTTCATGAGCTGAAGCCCTTCCGTCCAGCCGGGGATCACCTGGTTCAGCTGGAACTCGGCGGGCTGGTTCCTCTTGTAGGAGCTGTCGAATTCCGTGCCGTCGATGAGGGTG harbors:
- a CDS encoding DUF362 domain-containing protein; protein product: MKEYFSALSKHGAGVQSRSSRKDFLRAIAAFIGSIPLISGIVLPYRALAAEKLKPRPRRQVKTLYDLAVVSGDSPAAMVRKAVETLGGIDRFVHSGDIVVVKPNIGWDREPKYAANTNPELLAALIRLCYAAGAKKVKVFDNTCNAAVMCYANSGIAEAVKKAGGHISHINKNKFMAGSFPEGSPMKSWPIYRDAVECDCFINVPIAKHHGLARLTLSMKNLMGVCGGNRGEIHRNIDEKLADLTGFINPDLTVIDAYRILLRNGPSGGNLKDVKLAKTVIAGTDPVLADAYAATLFDIDPQDIGYIKIGEEKKLGTLDIAKAAIKKLTV